One genomic window of Deinococcus reticulitermitis includes the following:
- the pdxS gene encoding pyridoxal 5'-phosphate synthase lyase subunit PdxS: MPDSDLSTPQTGTPHIKQGFAEMFKGGVIMDVVTADQARIAEQAGATAVMALERVPADIRKDGGVARMSDPKMVKEIMAAVSIPVMAKVRIGHLVEAQILQAIGVDFIDESEVLTPADDQYHILKHNFQVPFVCGAKNLGEALRRVGEGASMIRTKGEAGTGNVVEAVRHARTVLGEIRAVQARPAEELMTVARDLQAPYELVRSVHEHGKLPVVNFAAGGVATPADAALMMALGLDGVFVGSGIFKSANPERRAQAIVKAVTHYQNPELLAEISEDLGAPMTGINIDDLIPAERLAARGW; encoded by the coding sequence ATGCCTGACTCCGACCTCAGCACCCCCCAGACCGGAACCCCCCACATCAAGCAAGGCTTCGCCGAGATGTTCAAAGGCGGCGTCATCATGGACGTGGTCACCGCTGACCAGGCCCGCATCGCTGAACAAGCGGGGGCCACCGCCGTCATGGCGCTCGAGCGCGTGCCCGCCGACATCCGCAAAGACGGCGGCGTCGCCCGCATGAGCGACCCCAAGATGGTCAAGGAGATCATGGCGGCCGTCAGCATTCCGGTGATGGCCAAGGTCCGCATCGGGCACCTCGTCGAGGCCCAGATTCTTCAGGCCATCGGGGTGGACTTCATCGACGAGTCCGAAGTGCTGACCCCCGCCGACGACCAGTATCACATCCTCAAGCATAACTTCCAGGTCCCGTTTGTCTGCGGCGCGAAGAACCTCGGCGAGGCGCTGCGGCGCGTGGGCGAGGGCGCGAGCATGATCCGGACGAAAGGGGAGGCCGGCACCGGCAACGTCGTGGAAGCGGTCCGGCACGCCCGCACGGTCCTGGGCGAAATTCGCGCGGTCCAAGCCCGCCCCGCCGAGGAACTCATGACCGTCGCACGCGACCTCCAAGCCCCCTACGAACTCGTCCGGTCCGTCCACGAACACGGCAAGCTCCCGGTCGTGAACTTCGCCGCCGGCGGCGTCGCCACCCCCGCCGACGCCGCGCTGATGATGGCGCTCGGGCTCGACGGCGTGTTCGTCGGCAGCGGCATCTTCAAGAGCGCCAACCCCGAGCGCCGCGCGCAGGCGATCGTCAAGGCCGTCACGCACTACCAGAACCCCGAACTGCTCGCCGAGATCAGCGAGGACCTCGGCGCCCCGATGACGGGCATCAACATCGACGACCTGATTCCCGCCGAGCGCCTCGCCGCGCGCGGGTGGTAG